One Leisingera sp. M658 genomic window carries:
- a CDS encoding ABC transporter ATP-binding protein — MADMLLKVDDLAVRFGPIQAVKWVSFTLQKGRTLGIVGESGSGKSTLLWALTRLLPDAATLNSGEVWFDGMDLLRQPPDRMQALRGTRISYISQDPMTSLAPGLTIGQQMIDLLYREPWSKREKWQRAIDALDWVSLPDPASRMTMYPHELSGGQRQRVSIAMALMLGPDLVLADEPTTALDPTLEVEILELLQRLQGETGCAIVFVTHHLGVVASLCDEVLVMKSGEIREAGPVQDVFADPQDSYTKALLRCDPAQIETPTRRLPTMSEALEQPVQIVDGPPGRIDISAAPVLRVEDLSVTFTRRGLLPPSLGGWRDEIPAVRKVSFDIRSGETLALIGESGSGKTTVARSIMGLVRPDAGSIRLNGSELTTADAAGWGKAREQVAMMFQDPAGSLSPRVTIAEQVVEPLIVHGRRAEATRTRAIELLTQAGLGEAYADRFPHELSGGQARRAGVARALALSPSLVVADEPTAGLDVSVQGEVVNLLNTLQEQMGLSILLITHNMSVVRHAADRMIVMLKGELVETGPTARLFADATHDYTRRLIAASHHALPEQQTPSNERKLHAVE, encoded by the coding sequence ATGGCGGATATGCTTCTGAAAGTTGACGACCTCGCCGTGCGCTTTGGTCCCATTCAGGCGGTGAAATGGGTGTCTTTCACGCTGCAGAAGGGCCGCACCCTGGGCATCGTCGGTGAAAGCGGTTCCGGCAAATCCACCTTGCTGTGGGCGCTGACCCGGCTGCTGCCGGATGCCGCCACGCTGAATTCGGGCGAAGTCTGGTTCGACGGTATGGATCTGCTGCGCCAGCCGCCGGACCGGATGCAGGCGCTGCGCGGCACCCGGATTTCATACATCTCGCAGGACCCGATGACCTCGCTGGCACCGGGTCTGACCATCGGCCAGCAGATGATCGATCTTCTGTACCGCGAGCCTTGGTCCAAGCGTGAGAAATGGCAGCGCGCCATAGACGCGCTGGATTGGGTCAGCCTGCCGGACCCCGCATCGCGGATGACCATGTACCCGCATGAACTGTCCGGCGGCCAGCGCCAGCGGGTCTCCATCGCTATGGCGCTGATGCTGGGGCCGGATCTGGTGCTGGCGGATGAGCCCACCACCGCGCTGGATCCGACGCTGGAGGTGGAGATCCTTGAATTGCTGCAGCGCCTGCAAGGCGAGACCGGCTGCGCCATTGTCTTTGTGACCCATCATCTGGGTGTTGTGGCGTCGCTTTGTGACGAGGTGCTGGTGATGAAATCCGGCGAGATCCGCGAGGCCGGCCCGGTGCAGGATGTCTTCGCTGACCCGCAGGATAGCTACACCAAGGCGCTGCTGCGCTGCGATCCGGCGCAGATCGAAACGCCAACCCGCAGACTCCCGACAATGAGCGAGGCGCTGGAGCAGCCTGTACAGATCGTTGATGGGCCGCCCGGACGGATAGATATCAGCGCCGCACCTGTCTTGCGTGTCGAAGACCTGTCGGTGACCTTCACCCGCAGGGGCCTGCTGCCGCCCTCATTGGGTGGTTGGCGTGATGAGATCCCGGCGGTCCGCAAAGTCAGCTTTGATATCCGCAGCGGCGAAACGCTGGCGCTGATCGGCGAGAGCGGCTCGGGTAAGACCACGGTTGCGCGCAGTATCATGGGGCTGGTCCGCCCGGATGCGGGCAGTATCCGCCTCAACGGCAGCGAGCTGACCACAGCGGATGCCGCAGGCTGGGGCAAAGCACGCGAGCAGGTTGCGATGATGTTTCAGGACCCCGCCGGTTCGCTGTCTCCGCGGGTGACGATCGCAGAGCAGGTGGTCGAACCGCTGATTGTGCATGGCCGCCGGGCGGAGGCAACGCGTACGCGCGCCATTGAGTTGCTGACCCAGGCCGGACTGGGTGAGGCCTATGCCGACCGGTTCCCGCATGAGCTGTCCGGAGGCCAGGCGCGCCGCGCGGGCGTGGCGCGTGCCTTGGCGCTGTCGCCCTCGCTGGTTGTCGCGGATGAGCCGACCGCGGGGCTGGACGTCTCGGTCCAGGGCGAGGTGGTGAACCTTCTGAACACCCTGCAGGAGCAGATGGGCCTGTCGATCCTGCTGATCACCCACAACATGAGCGTCGTGCGACATGCCGCCGACCGCATGATTGTGATGCTGAAAGGCGAACTGGTCGAAACCGGACCCACCGCCCGGCTCTTTGCCGACGCCACGCATGATTACACCCGCAGGCTGATCGCAGCATCGCATCACGCCTTGCCCGAACAACAGACACCTAGCAACGAGAGAAAACTCCATGCCGTTGAATGA